From a single Solanum dulcamara chromosome 4, daSolDulc1.2, whole genome shotgun sequence genomic region:
- the LOC129886893 gene encoding V-type proton ATPase subunit D-like yields the protein MSGQTNRLVVVPTVTMLGVIKARLIGATRGHALLKKKSDALTVQFRQILKKIVSTKESMGDVMKNSSFALTEVKYAAGENIKHVVLENVQTATLKVRSRQENIAGVKLPKFEHFSEGETKNDLTGLARGGQQVQACRAAYVKSIELLVELASLQTSFLTLDEAIKTTNRRVNALENVVKPRLENTVLYIKGELDELEREDFFRLKKIQGFKKREVEKQMASARLYAAEKASEEISLKRGITLGSAHNLLSHASQKDEDIIF from the coding sequence ATGTCGGGGCAAACCAACCGTTTGGTTGTTGTCCCCACAGTTACGATGCTTGGAGTTATTAAAGCTCGCCTTATTGGAGCAACAAGAGGCCATGCTTTgttgaaaaagaaaagtgaTGCTTTGACTGTGCAGTTCCGTCAGATTCTAAAGAAAATTGTATCAACAAAGGAATCGATGGGAGATGTCATGAAAAATTCCTCCTTTGCTCTTACAGAGGTTAAATATGCTGCTGGTGAGAACATCAAGCATGTTGTGCTTGAAAATGTCCAGACTGCTACTCTTAAAGTTCGATCTCGGCAGGAAAATATTGCTGGGGTGAAGCTCCCCAAGTTTGAGCATTTTTCTGAAGGAGAGACTAAGAATGACCTGACTGGATTAGCTAGAGGTGGGCAACAGGTACAAGCCTGCCGTGCTGCTTACGTGAAATCTATTGAATTACTTGTTGAGCTCGCGTCACTGCAAACATCATTCTTGACTCTCGATGAGGCAATCAAGACAACAAATCGGAGGGTCAATGCCTTGGAGAATGTTGTGAAGCCTCGGTTGGAGAACACAGTTCTTTACATCAAGGGGGAACTTGATGAATTGGAAAGGGAAGACTTCTTCCGTCTGAAGAAGATACAAGGTTTCAAGAAGAGGGAGGTAGAGAAACAGATGGCCTCTGCCAGGCTATATGCAGCAGAGAAGGCTTCTGAAGAAATTTCTTTGAAGAGAGGCATTACGCTTGGTTCAGCCCATAACTTACTGTCCCATGCTTCACAGAAAGATGAGGACATTATTTTCTGA
- the LOC129884089 gene encoding uncharacterized mitochondrial protein AtMg00810-like: MDDMIFTRNHPGMFNDFKKAMTKEFEMTDIGEMSYFLGVEVKQIRDDIFMSQKKYTERILKKFRMQDCKPVATPAEPGMKLSVDSTSEPVNPTFFKSVIGSLRYLTISRSDIMYAVGLVSKFMEKPKQGHWIAAKRILRYIKGTVDHGLF, translated from the coding sequence ATGGATGATATGATTTTCACCAGAAACCATCCAGGTATGTTCAATGACTTTAAGAAAGCTATGactaaagaatttgaaatgactGACATTGGTGAAATGTCATACTTTCTTGGAGTCGAAGTGAAGCAAATAAGAGATGACATATTTAtgtctcaaaagaaatatacaGAGCGAATTCTGAAAAAGTTCAGAATGCAAGATTGTAAGCCTGTAGCCACGCCAGCAGAACCAGGCATGAAGTTAAGTGTTGACTCAACAAGCGAGCCAGTTAATCCAACTTTCTTTAAAAGCGTAATTGGAAGTTTAAGGTATTTGACTATCTCACGGTCAGATATTATGTATGCAGTTGGACTGGTTAGCAAATTTATGGAAAAGCCAAAACAAGGTCATTGGATTGCCGCAAAGAGAATTTTGAGATACATCAAAGGTACGGTGGATCATGGTCTCTTTTAG
- the LOC129884840 gene encoding AAA-ATPase At4g25835-like: MEILSQIWSFLGLLTVLQNVLPTQLVSLFHSFYESIQDFFSPYSYFEIPEFNGYCGVDVNDLYRHVNLYLNSINSSSTCRRLTLSRSKSSNCITYTVAPNQMVHDDFRGHHLTWTHQVDNVQDSVEEKRSFTLKLPKRHRLELLTPYLEQVTARAEEFERVSRERRLFTNNGHGSYESGWSSVPFRHPSTFETLALEPELKTQLMDDLTAFSEGKEFYHKIGRAWKRGYLLYGPPGSGKSSLIAAMANFLCYDVYDLELSKVSDNSELRALLIQTTNRSIIVIEDIDCSINLTGDRMAKRRNNQTMHNKKNRHVVMSDNAEDNGRVTLSGLLNFTDGLWSCCGEEKVIVFTTNHKDNVDPALVRCGRMDMHVSLGTCGMHAFKVLVKNYLGLDSHVLFDVVESSIRSGGTLTPAHIGEILLRNRRDADVAVKAVLTAMQAKILGADVDATEGGHEYDDMARTPERIGRKLMESPDNWPEGSPEKKKKKEGSTRDKNVKFLVRLRSLTKSDSGRRGV; encoded by the coding sequence ATGGAGATATTGTCACAAATCTGGTCCTTCTTAGGCCTTCTAACAGTTCTCCAAAACGTTTTGCCCACTCAGCTTGTATccttgtttcactctttctatGAATCTATTCAAGATTTCTTCAGTCCTTATTCCTACTTCGAAATCCCAGAATTTAACGGTTATTGTGGTGTTGACGTTAACGATCTTTATCGACACGTAAATCTTTACTTGAACTCCATTAATTCCTCTTCCACTTGCCGTCGTCTCACCCTCTCTCGCTCTAAATCTTCCAACTGCATTACCTACACCGTCGCGCCTAATCAGATGGTGCACGACGATTTCCGCGGACACCACCTTACTTGGACGCATCAGGTCGATAACGTTCAGGACTCCGTTGAGGAGAAGCGTAGCTTCACCCTCAAACTACCCAAGCGTCATCGACTCGAGCTCCTCACTCCTTACCTAGAGCAGGTAACTGCTCGGGCTGAGGAGTTCGAGAGGGTTTCTCGTGAGAGGAGGCTTTTCACGAACAATGGACACGGTTCGTACGAATCAGGCTGGTCCTCTGTCCCCTTTCGCCACCCTTCCACGTTCGAGACGCTCGCTCTCGAACCGGAGCTGAAGACACAACTCATGGATGACCTAACTGCATTTTCAGAAGGGAAAGAGTTCTACCACAAAATCGGACGTGCATGGAAGCGTGGATACTTGCTATATGGACCTCCAGGGTCAGGAAAATCTAGCCTCATTGCCGCCATGGCGAACTTCCTTTGCTACGACGTGTATGATCTCGAGCTCAGTAAAGTCTCTGACAACTCTGAACTCAGAGCTTTACTGATACAAACAACAAATCGATCCATCATCGTGATTGAGGACATCGATTGTTCTATTAACCTAACGGGCGATAGGATGGCAAAAAGGAGGAAcaaccaaacaatgcataataaGAAGAATCGCCATGTCGTGATGAGTGATAATGCAGAAGATAACGGACGAGTGACGTTATCCGGCTTGTTAAACTTCACCGACGGGCTATGGTCATGCTGTGGAGAAGAGAAGGTGATAGTTTTCACTACAAATCACAAAGACAATGTAGACCCGGCGTTGGTTAGATGTGGGCGAATGGACATGCATGTTAGCCTTGGCACGTGCGGGATGCATGCCTTCAAAGTTTTGGTGAAGAATTACCTAGGATTGGACTCGCACGTGCTGTTCGACGTGGTGGAGAGTAGTATAAGGTCAGGTGGGACCCTCACGCCAGCACATATAGGAGAGATCTTGTTGAGGAACAGGAGGGATGCTGACGTGGCGGTGAAGGCCGTGTTGACCGCCATGCAAGCGAAGATCTTGGGTGCTGACGTGGATGCTACTGAGGGCGGACATGAGTACGATGACATGGCAAGGACACCGGAGAGAATAGGTCGGAAGTTGATGGAGTCGCCGGATAATTGGCCGGAAGGTTCGccggagaagaagaagaagaaagaagggtcAACTCGGGATAAAAATGTCAAATTCTTAGTAAGACTTAGATCATTGACCAAGTCTGACTCAGGAAGAAGGGGTGTATAA
- the LOC129884841 gene encoding uncharacterized protein LOC129884841 yields the protein MGVVIIDGSTIRDFVNDEAAFAKSIEKGFTDLDLNNDGVLSRSELRKAFESLRLIESHFGVDVASTPEELTNLYDSIFEKFDCDHNGNVDREEFGNEMRKIMLAIADGLGSSPIQMALDDSEQSLIKQAADLEASKLPA from the coding sequence atgggagTGGTGATCATCGACGGATCAACAATTCGAGATTTCGTCAACGACGAAGCTGCTTTCGCAAAGTCAATTGAGAAAGGATTTACCGATTTGGACCTGAATAACGACGGCGTTTTGTCCCGATCTGAGCTTCGCAAAGCGTTCGAATCTCTCCGTCTCATCGAGTCTCACTTCGGCGTTGACGTCGCCTCCACGCCGGAGGAACTCACTAACCTCTACGATTCCATATTCGAGAAGTTCGATTGCGATCACAACGGTAACGTGGACCGGGAGGAATTTGGGAATGAGATGAGGAAAATTATGCTGGCGATCGCCGATGGACTCGGTTCGTCGCCGATTCAAATGGCTCTTGATGATAGTGAACAGAGTTTGATCAAGCAAGCTGCTGATCTCGAAGCTTCTAAGCTTCCTGCCTAG
- the LOC129884842 gene encoding uncharacterized protein LOC129884842 produces the protein MMIDENILMKVGLFVLVQGLVYLILSKSSNIFSKTQRSYSFKTVRSLSIRRIAAALADLPVGGEPSPSSFNDLTSSKSFKLFKEVLDRDHKA, from the coding sequence atgATGATTGATGAAAATATATTGATGAAAGTAGGTCTCTTTGTTTTAGTCCAAGGTTTGGTTTATTTAATTCTATCAAAATCTTCCAACATATTCTCCAAGACACAAAGATCATACAGCTTCAAAACAGTTCGTTCTTTAAGCATTCGCAGGATAGCCGCCGCACTCGCCGACTTACCTGTCGGCGGTGAGCCATCTCCCTCTTCCTTCAATGACTTGACCTCTTCTAAGTCGTTCAAGTTATTCAAAGAAGTACTCGATAGAGATCACAAGGCatag